The window ACAAGGCGATGTTCAACGACCACACCATCAACCAGCGGGCCAATATCAGCGTAAGTGGTGGTGGAGCAATTGCACGTTACTATGTAGCCGCTAGCATTGCAAAAGATAATGGAAACTTAAAGGTGGATAGGAGGAGCAATTTCAACTCCAACATTGACCTGACCAAATATACGGTACGCTCCAATGTGAACGTGAATCTTACCAAAACCACAGAGCTGATCATGCGCCTGAGCTCCACATTTGACGATTACAGGGGACCCATTGACGGGGGATCAGCCATGTATCGCAAGGTGATGCAGGCCAACCCGGTCTACTTCAAACCCTTCTACGAGCCGGACGAACAGTTCGAATATGTTGATCATATCCTTTTTGGCAACTATGCAACAGCCGACTATATCAACCCGTACGCCCAAGCTTTGAGAGGTTATCGGGACTATAGCAAAAACATGACGATGACACAGTTCGAACTGAAGCAGAATCTGGGAATGTTGACAGAGGGGCTGACTTTCCGCACCATGGTAAACATGAACCGTTTTTCGGAGTTTACGGTGAACAGGGAGTATACACCATTCTATTATAGCATCGACATGTACGACCTGGCCAGCAACTCCTATACGCTCAAGAATCTGAATCCAGAGTCTGGAGATCCGTTCCTCCGTTACAACCCGGGAACCAGGAATATCAACACTGTATTCTATCTGGAATCGGCCTTGGAGTATAATAAGACGATTGCTGAAAAACATTCGATCAACAGCTTGCTGGTCTACATCATGAGGCAGGAGAAAAACGGTATAGCCGACAATCTGCTGCTCTCATTGCCGAACCGAAATCTCGGGCTGTCTGGCCGTCTGGCATATAACTATGATAGCCGCTATTTCGGTGAGTTCAATTTTGGGTATAACGGGTCGGAACGTTTTTCCAAGGAGAACAGGTGGGGTTTCTTCCCGTCGGTGGGGCTAGCATGGATGGTCTCCAACGAACCGTTCTTCGATGGGTTGAGCAGTATCTTCCCGCAATTCAAACTGAAAGGGACCTACGGACTTGTGGGTAATGACGCCATCGGGAGCAACAACGACCGTTTCTATTATCTGTCGCAAGTGGACATGAATGCGTCGAGAAACGTCAACTGGGGGGCAATGATGAACTACAATCCGCCCGGAATCAGCGTCTCCCGTTATGCAAACGACATGATAGGATGGGAAACTGCCTACAAGACCAATGTGGGTGCGGAACTTTCAGTCAAGGGAGGGCTATCGGCCAATATCGATCTTTTTCATGAAAGACGCGAAAACATTCTGCTGACCCGTGTCATCCCGCAAACGATGGGTATCATACCCGCCATCAAGGCCAACCTGGGTGTCGCCAGTGGCCAGGGTGTGGATATGGAGTTGAATTACGAGAAGTTCATTACAAACGACTTCTATATAACAGGGCGGGGCACATTCACCTATGCCACCAGCAAAGTGATGGAGTGGGAAGAGCCCGACTATGCCAGCACGCCCTGGAGATCAAGAGTGGGGTATAGTATCAACCAGAACTGGGGCTATATTGCAGAACGCCTATTTGTGGATGAACGGGAGGTAGCCAACTCGCCAACCCAGTTTGGAAACGTGATGGGAGGCGATATCAAGTATCGCGACGTGAATGAGGATGGGGTGATCTCCGCATTGGACCAGGTTCCCATTGGCTATCCTACGGTTCCGGAGATCAACTACGGCTTTGGAACTACAATTGGCTACAAGGGATTTGATTTTTCATTCTTCTTCCAGGGATCTGGCCGTCAATCGTTCTGGCTGAACATCGGAAATATCCAGCCGTTTGTGGATGGCGATGCAAATGATGGACTGATTGGTCAGAATGCCGTGCTTCAGGCCATAGCCGACAATTACTGGTCTGAAAGTAATCGGAACCCCTATGCCTTCTGGCCGCGACTCTCCACTTACTCCATCACCAACAACAACCAGACAAGCACCTGGTGGATGCAAGACGCCACTTTCATCCGTCTTAAATCGGCTGAATTTGGTTACTCCCTGCCCAAACGTTTCACTCAGAAAATATATATGACCAACTGCAGGTTTTATCTGAGTGGAACCAATCTTCTGACATGGAGCCGTTTCAAATTGTGGGATCCGGAAATGGCCGGAAATGGATTGGGATACCCGTTACAGAGGGTTATCAACGTAGGTTTGAACCTGAATTTTTAATGAATCACCCAAATAAAATTTCGGATATGAAATCGATTATAAAATATAGTATTTGTTTAATATTTGCCTCACTGGTGATGTCCTGTAACTACCTGGACATCATTCCGGATAATATTCCTACACTGGATGATGCCTTTGCAAACAGATATACGGCAGAGCAGTATCTTGCCACATGTTACTGGGGGCTTCCCAAAGCTGCGGGATGGGATCAGAATCCAGCTTTTCTGGGTTCGATGGAGATCATCATGAACCCCAATTTCCGTACCAGCGGAGGAATGAGACATGCGTTGGGAGAAGATAATCCTACATCACCTGTTATCAATTACTGGGGCAGTACAGCTACAGCCATCCGTTCACTCTATGCAGGTATCCGTGAATGCAATACTTTCCTCGACAATATCGGGAGGGTCCAGGACCTGAAAAGTGACGAACGGGACCGGATGATAGCCGAAGTGAAAACCATCAAGGCGTGGATGCACTTTTACCTGATTACCTATTACGGCCCCATATGTCCGTTAAGGGAGAGCACACCCATCAATACCTCCACAACAGGCATCCGGGTTTACAGGGAAAAAATCGATGACTGTTTTGCCTACGTTCTGGAGCTGCTCGAAGAGGTGATTGCATCTGACGCGTTGCCCGACCGTATCACTAACCGGACCACCGAACTGGGCAGATTTACACAGGCGGTGCCTTATGCGCTGAAAGCAAGGGTTTTGACCTATTGGGCGAGCGACCTTTTCAATGGGAATACCGACTATAGCACCTTCAGGGACCATAAGGGCGAACCCTTTTTCAACCAGGTGAAGGATCCATCCCGATGGAGTTTGGCTGCAGAAGCCTGCAAGAAGGCCATTGAGGTATGCCTGGCCAACGATATCCGCCTCTACCAGGTGGAAGACTATATGCAGACAAAACCGATGTCTGACACCACACTGCTTATCAATACGCTCAGAAGCGCCGTAAGTGATCAACAGAACACCAACGTGGAACTGATTTTTGGAAATACTGGATATCCCTGTGGTTCAAATGTCCAAAGGCACTGTCTGCCACGTTTTGAAGCAGGTTCGGCTGCCAATGCAACCTCCAGGCTGGCTGTGCCCCTTCATATTGTAGATCTTTTCTATTCATCCAACGGACTCCCGCTGGAGGATGACCAAGGCTGGCTGGAGAACGACAAATACAATACCCGTTTTGAAACTCTCCGTGTAGGTGACGATATGCACCGTTACGTCATTCAGCCTGGAGAGGTCACTTCCCAGGTCAACTTCGACCGTGAGTTGAGGTTTTATGCCGCACTTGGTTTCGACAGGGGCAAATGGTACGGCAACCACTACAATAATGAACCGAACAATGATGCCGAAGCCATGTTTCCGATGGCCCGCTTTTCAGAGTTCTCGAACCGGGTGGCCAATAACGAATATAACCCCACTGGATATTGGCCCAAAAAGCTGGTAAACCTGAATACCCGCTGGCGTGATGCCAATGAACTGACCTATCTGAGCTATCCCTATCCCGATATGCGTTTTGCAGATCTGTTGCTGCTGGCTGCAGAAACCATCAACGAGTCAACTCCCGGAGATGATAATGTTGCGGTCAATCCCGAGGTCTACAGTTATGTGGATATGGTCAGGGAACGTGCCGGGCTTGAAGGCATAGTGGAGACCTACCAGAAGTATGCCATTGCCGACAAGAAGAATAAACCGATGACCAAAGGCGGAATGAGGGAGATTATCCGTCGCGAGAGAAAAGTGGAGTTGTCTCTTGAGGGGCAGGACTATTGGGACCAGAAACGGTGGAAGACGGCGCATATCGAGTTGAACCGGAACATCCAGGGATGGAATGTAACCGCGGAAGACCCAAGCCCCAGTGCCTATTATGTGCCGACAACCATTTACACGAAACGGTTTACACTGCGTGATTACTTTGCTCCGATTCCAGAGAGTGATTTGATCAATAATCCCCAACTGGTACAAAACCCAGGCTGGTAAGTTGGATTTTACTGTTTAACTATAAAGAATGAACAACATATGATTCACGATCGATTCCATATGAAAGCAATTGACTTATTATTGGCTGTATTGGTTGCGCTCTTTTTTTACTCTTGCGAGGAGAAGCAGCTCGAACCAATCAATGAATCAAAAGGGAAGCCGGCTCCGGTAAGCGATGTGGTGGTAATGTATGCCCCGGGCGGAGCGATCATCTCTTTCAAATTGCCTGCAGACGACGATGTGTTGGCTGTGAAGGCAGTTTATACGCTTAGCAATGGCCAGAAACGGGAGGCAATCACCTCGTTTTACGGTGACAATATTCTCATAGAGGGGTATAATGACACCAATGAACATGAAGCATTGCTTTACACTGTAAGCCGGTCACAGGTATTGTCTGACCCGGTGTTGGTTAAGTTTACCCCACAGGAGTCACCGCTCAGCAAGGCCATCAAGTCGGTCGAAATTGCCAGCGATTTTGGTGGGGCCTACTACTCCTGGAAGAATCTCTACAATGTGCTTCTCACGGCAGAGATGCTGGTGGAGGACGATAACGGTATCATGCAGACAGCGAGGATTGCCACTTCCAATCTTGAGACCGCCTTTTTCAGGATTCGCGGGTATGAACCTGTCCCCCGGAGGTTTGGACTGGTGCTCAAAGACAACTGGGACAATGTTTCCGATACGATCTATCCGGATGGTGGGACCATTACTCCTTTGCATGAAACAACACTCGACAAGAAGTTTTGGTCGATCTACAAAATTGATGGTGGCTACCTGCCAGGCGATTTTACCTTTACAAACTGGGAGGGGCGCGATGAATACATGTTTGATGACGATCTGAACACCTTCGGCCACAGCTACTCCGGATCACTTCCGGTAAGCATCACGATCGATCTGGGCAAGCCGGCCATATTAAGCCGTGTGACCTTCTTTCAACGGTTACAGTCGGGCGTTTATTACGGTTGGGGAAATCCCCGGCGGATCATCGTGTATGGTAGCAAGGTGGCTCCAACCACGGGTGGCTGGGATGAGTGGACGCAGTTGATTGACTACACCATCGTCAAACCCTCGGGTACCAATGATCAATACACGGTAAATACCGATGAGGACCGGCAGGCGGCTTTAAACGGCCATGAAGCCTCATTCCCCATCTCCTCGGAGGCGTACCGTTATATCCGGTTCAGGTTTATGACTTCGTGGGAAAACAGGCCGTATGTTCACCCGTCTGAGATAACCATTCATGGTGTATACGAAGAGTAACGCATTTAATGAGAAGTAATAGCTACGAGAAAAAAAAGGAATATGAAAAGATATATCTTATTATTAATAGCCATCTGTGCCATATTTTCATCATGCGATGACATGATGGAGGTGCACAAGCCGTTTATCAAGGGCGGAGAGAAGGTGTATGCATTGAAGTTGGACCAGTCAAGCTTTTATGCCGGGCACAACCAGGTCTATTTCAAGTATTACATGGCCAATACGACAAATATCAAAAGTGTTGATCTCTATTGGGATGATGATTCGCTGATCATACCGATGCCGTCGCATGGATCGGGCATGGTATCCATACCTGCTCCGGAGGAGAGATCCTACTCGTTTAAATTCCGGACCACCGACATCTTCGGGAACCATTCACTCTGGAATACAGGTTTTGCCAACTCTTACGGTGAATATTTCCAGAAGTCTCTCCTGAACCGGTCGGTAAAAAGTTTCCAATTGATCAACAACAACAGCAACGGCGAAATTACCTGGTTTCCTCCAGCGGCCAACCTGATTCGTACCGAAGTGCGATATACCGATATCAACGGGCAGGAGCAATTGGTGGATGTGCCCATAGGTGAAAACGAGACGCTGTGTCCCGGTTTGGGAGTGAACAGGTTTGATGTGCGTTCTTTCTTCCTGCCGGAGGCCAATGCAATGGACACCTTCTATACCGATTGGCAGCATGTTACGCCAGTGTATCAACTTCCAACCACCGGGTGGAGCATCAAATATTGCAACTCCTGGCACGGACAACCCTCACTGACGGGGACTGCCAATATGCCACACTTCATTTTTGATGGAGATTTCAACACATTCTGGCATTCGAACTACGCCAATTATACATTAGGTACACATCCGCTCGATCCGGAAATCACTCGGGATCCCCCACCATTTACCACTGTCATTGACATGGGTGAGCCTGTTGAAATTGCGAAGGTTGATATTTACCGCAGGTTGAGCAACAACAACACGCAAACTGTGATTGTTTATGCCCCGGCGATAGCTGACGATCAACTTTCCGACGAGGATTTCAAGTGGCTGGGCAATGTTCCCGTATCATACACCAACCATAGCATATTCAAAAACTACTTCTATCCCGGAGTGGAAAACGAGAACTGGAAAGAGCTAGGTAGGGTGGAATTCCCCAGTACCAGTTTTTCAACCCCTGAAGAAAACCTCAGGGAGGTGGATGCTACGTCACATAATATCAAGAGCAGATATGTGAAACTGATATTGCCAAATACCCGAAGCAATGGTAACGTATCGCTTGCCGAAGTGGCTATTCATGGACGATAATATTTAAAGGTATGAGAAAAATGAAAATAAACAGGATATTTTTGTTAAGCATTATTGTACTGTTGGCTGCATGTGGAAAAGAGTCAACTGAAGAACCTCCAACAGTAATCATCCCACCGACAACTGATGCGGCCATTCTGAAAGTGATGACCTACAACATTGCAGGTGCCGCTGCAAGCACAGGCGTGAGAAGCCTGGAGGGGCTGGCCGAAGTGATCAAGAGGGTCGATCCCGACATTGTAGCCATCCAGGAGGTGGATGCATTTACCACCCGCAACGGAAAAGATGTCCATTTAGCCCGCGACCTGGCGGCACTTTGTGGCATGGATCACTGGTTCTTTGCAAAAGCGATGGATTTTCATGATGGAGAGTATGGTGATGCCATCATATCGAAACTTCCGTTCAAGGAGACCATGGCCTATAACCTGACTGGCGATTGGGAAGGACAACGGATAGAAACCCGTTCGGTCGCCCGTGTTACTGTTGAGGTTGGGGGAAGGGATATCTGTTTTATCAGCACCCACTTCGACCATACCAGCAATGAAAAATGGCGTATCTTGCAGGCGAAAGAGCTGGTGGAGATCGTCAAGGGGATTGAGATGCCCGTCATTGTGGGAGGAGATCTGAACTGCACCCCCTCGAGCGAGCCGATGAAAATCTTATATGAAGTGCTTGCCTCACCATGTAAAACCGGAGACTGTCTGGGGACCTTCGTGGGTAGCAAGAATGTCATTGACTATCTGGTATACAGAAGCGACAACGTGCTGACTCTCTCCTCATACGGGATCTACTCCTGGGCCGACAAGGAGTCGGACCATTTTCCGGTTGGGGCGGTCTTTGAAGTTGAAAAGGTTAAATGATGCCTGGTTGCCTGACCATGCGGCATTTTCGTGAATAACAGTACGAGGGTGAACCACCGTTTACCCTCGTGCTGATATTTTCACACGATCCGGTTTAACATTGCAGCGGCAGCGTTGAGAGTTGAAAATCATCAACAGGGAAATGTAATTCACTAAAAAATATTTGAACCCATGAGAAAAATTTTTTTCCTTCTTTTTTTGAGTTTACCTCTTCTCCTTTTTTGCCAGGAAATTGAGATCTCACACGGTCCATATCTGCAAAAGATGGGCGAGAATGAGGTGACCATCATCTGGACCACGAATAAGGATGCCCTCTCCTGGGTGGAGTTGGCTCCAAAAGGGGATGACAGCTTTTATGCATATGAGCGCCCCAGATATTATGACACGGCTTTCGGGAGCAAGAGGGTGGGGAGGCTGCACCGAGTGACTATCAACGGATTGGACCCGGGCACAGAATATCGCTACCGGATCTTTTCAAAGGAGGTCCTCAGTTACCAGGGGCATCGGGTGCTTTATGGAAATGTTGCAGCTTCAGATGTTTATCGGCAGGCTCCCTTTGCTTTCAGAACATTGGACAGAAAGAAAACCCAGTTGAGATTCAAGGTGGTAAATGATATCCACGGTAAAAACGAGAATCTGCTCAAAATGCTTGAAGGTACCGGCAGGAGCAATACCGACCTGGTCATCTTCAACGGCGACATGGTGT of the Petrimonas mucosa genome contains:
- a CDS encoding RagB/SusD family nutrient uptake outer membrane protein, with the translated sequence MSCNYLDIIPDNIPTLDDAFANRYTAEQYLATCYWGLPKAAGWDQNPAFLGSMEIIMNPNFRTSGGMRHALGEDNPTSPVINYWGSTATAIRSLYAGIRECNTFLDNIGRVQDLKSDERDRMIAEVKTIKAWMHFYLITYYGPICPLRESTPINTSTTGIRVYREKIDDCFAYVLELLEEVIASDALPDRITNRTTELGRFTQAVPYALKARVLTYWASDLFNGNTDYSTFRDHKGEPFFNQVKDPSRWSLAAEACKKAIEVCLANDIRLYQVEDYMQTKPMSDTTLLINTLRSAVSDQQNTNVELIFGNTGYPCGSNVQRHCLPRFEAGSAANATSRLAVPLHIVDLFYSSNGLPLEDDQGWLENDKYNTRFETLRVGDDMHRYVIQPGEVTSQVNFDRELRFYAALGFDRGKWYGNHYNNEPNNDAEAMFPMARFSEFSNRVANNEYNPTGYWPKKLVNLNTRWRDANELTYLSYPYPDMRFADLLLLAAETINESTPGDDNVAVNPEVYSYVDMVRERAGLEGIVETYQKYAIADKKNKPMTKGGMREIIRRERKVELSLEGQDYWDQKRWKTAHIELNRNIQGWNVTAEDPSPSAYYVPTTIYTKRFTLRDYFAPIPESDLINNPQLVQNPGW
- a CDS encoding DUF4998 domain-containing protein, producing the protein MKRYILLLIAICAIFSSCDDMMEVHKPFIKGGEKVYALKLDQSSFYAGHNQVYFKYYMANTTNIKSVDLYWDDDSLIIPMPSHGSGMVSIPAPEERSYSFKFRTTDIFGNHSLWNTGFANSYGEYFQKSLLNRSVKSFQLINNNSNGEITWFPPAANLIRTEVRYTDINGQEQLVDVPIGENETLCPGLGVNRFDVRSFFLPEANAMDTFYTDWQHVTPVYQLPTTGWSIKYCNSWHGQPSLTGTANMPHFIFDGDFNTFWHSNYANYTLGTHPLDPEITRDPPPFTTVIDMGEPVEIAKVDIYRRLSNNNTQTVIVYAPAIADDQLSDEDFKWLGNVPVSYTNHSIFKNYFYPGVENENWKELGRVEFPSTSFSTPEENLREVDATSHNIKSRYVKLILPNTRSNGNVSLAEVAIHGR
- a CDS encoding SusC/RagA family TonB-linked outer membrane protein, whose product is MDRFPIEGREPLNNLKQTLKIMRITLLLLFFCVLFSYADGSYSQEKKFTISVKSTSIKEICEELENNSNYRFLFAGNAKKIIKKRVNLTADSENIEEILKSILSDTGLSYRILEDQVVIYQDELENSSKETGKRIPDFAVQQQGTVRGKVVDQKGEPLPGVTITIEGTTRGVITDIDGTYSIAAGSSDKLVFSFVGMESQTIQVGNQTTINVTLTEKVDELEEVTIVAFGRQKKESVISSITTVNAKELKVPSSNLTTAFAGRVAGLISYQTSGEPGSDNAQFFIRGITTFGADAKKDPLILIDGVELTSEDLARLNTDDIASFSIMKDATATALYGARGANGVILVTTKEGREGKVQVNARIENSISSPTQMVKLADPITYMKMHNEAVLTRNPNGVREYSAEKIEMTERGLYPDIFPATDWYKAMFNDHTINQRANISVSGGGAIARYYVAASIAKDNGNLKVDRRSNFNSNIDLTKYTVRSNVNVNLTKTTELIMRLSSTFDDYRGPIDGGSAMYRKVMQANPVYFKPFYEPDEQFEYVDHILFGNYATADYINPYAQALRGYRDYSKNMTMTQFELKQNLGMLTEGLTFRTMVNMNRFSEFTVNREYTPFYYSIDMYDLASNSYTLKNLNPESGDPFLRYNPGTRNINTVFYLESALEYNKTIAEKHSINSLLVYIMRQEKNGIADNLLLSLPNRNLGLSGRLAYNYDSRYFGEFNFGYNGSERFSKENRWGFFPSVGLAWMVSNEPFFDGLSSIFPQFKLKGTYGLVGNDAIGSNNDRFYYLSQVDMNASRNVNWGAMMNYNPPGISVSRYANDMIGWETAYKTNVGAELSVKGGLSANIDLFHERRENILLTRVIPQTMGIIPAIKANLGVASGQGVDMELNYEKFITNDFYITGRGTFTYATSKVMEWEEPDYASTPWRSRVGYSINQNWGYIAERLFVDEREVANSPTQFGNVMGGDIKYRDVNEDGVISALDQVPIGYPTVPEINYGFGTTIGYKGFDFSFFFQGSGRQSFWLNIGNIQPFVDGDANDGLIGQNAVLQAIADNYWSESNRNPYAFWPRLSTYSITNNNQTSTWWMQDATFIRLKSAEFGYSLPKRFTQKIYMTNCRFYLSGTNLLTWSRFKLWDPEMAGNGLGYPLQRVINVGLNLNF
- a CDS encoding endonuclease/exonuclease/phosphatase family protein, whose product is MRKMKINRIFLLSIIVLLAACGKESTEEPPTVIIPPTTDAAILKVMTYNIAGAAASTGVRSLEGLAEVIKRVDPDIVAIQEVDAFTTRNGKDVHLARDLAALCGMDHWFFAKAMDFHDGEYGDAIISKLPFKETMAYNLTGDWEGQRIETRSVARVTVEVGGRDICFISTHFDHTSNEKWRILQAKELVEIVKGIEMPVIVGGDLNCTPSSEPMKILYEVLASPCKTGDCLGTFVGSKNVIDYLVYRSDNVLTLSSYGIYSWADKESDHFPVGAVFEVEKVK
- a CDS encoding DUF5000 domain-containing lipoprotein, translating into MKAIDLLLAVLVALFFYSCEEKQLEPINESKGKPAPVSDVVVMYAPGGAIISFKLPADDDVLAVKAVYTLSNGQKREAITSFYGDNILIEGYNDTNEHEALLYTVSRSQVLSDPVLVKFTPQESPLSKAIKSVEIASDFGGAYYSWKNLYNVLLTAEMLVEDDNGIMQTARIATSNLETAFFRIRGYEPVPRRFGLVLKDNWDNVSDTIYPDGGTITPLHETTLDKKFWSIYKIDGGYLPGDFTFTNWEGRDEYMFDDDLNTFGHSYSGSLPVSITIDLGKPAILSRVTFFQRLQSGVYYGWGNPRRIIVYGSKVAPTTGGWDEWTQLIDYTIVKPSGTNDQYTVNTDEDRQAALNGHEASFPISSEAYRYIRFRFMTSWENRPYVHPSEITIHGVYEE